From the uncultured Trichococcus sp. genome, one window contains:
- a CDS encoding BglG family transcription antiterminator, whose amino-acid sequence MNERQLNLLRSLLAHLNQFRTIGELAVEQDCSVRTIRNDLDKIEQLLERRLQAGKLERRPGIGVSLRAEKQDLKKLMEMVHASDEENSYKEDTERRLLILYYLLMADAPLTLTSLAQKYYVNKAVIKEDLEWLDKEIAPYGLTLTTRQNYGTVIEGREKDKRGVLAKTAKSVKALSTKEKALLQFFDPSEIKIVQDALKALQATHEINISPETQESLVIHILFTIKRIYLNQPIELSKKEFRAIEGTDSFKWSETVSSWIEKRLNLVFPVNEKAYLALHFHGSRIEHQLKAEQADPKDGPGWVDELVRKLLEEVSDFENLPLREDQALLTNLQIHLRTTANRIEGGLAVANPLLREIKREYPHLFYFILTVVEEFNERIGISIPEEEVGYLTVHFQAALERVHMQLPKKLIVGIVCHFGIGVSAFLQAKIERHFPEIEETVILSVAELQTYLQTHRLDLVVTTESLPDSRVATLIISPLLNEEEVRQIARFIRKQPAKTAGKDKQWDILRYTQPFLVHLGQTFPTAEATLNFMVQQIISKGYVEQEYLETVLGRESHASTGIGMGIALPHGDPRYIRQSSISCLTFRQPIKWGNEPVSLVFLLAVKKEELKNADMKQFFVFMNRLMENPLLYERLLKEQDRLKFLSYFKTEEQ is encoded by the coding sequence ATGAATGAGCGGCAATTGAACTTATTGCGGAGTCTGCTGGCCCACTTGAATCAATTCCGGACAATCGGAGAATTGGCGGTGGAACAGGATTGTTCGGTCCGGACTATCCGGAATGATCTGGACAAAATCGAGCAGCTGCTGGAGAGGCGACTCCAAGCAGGGAAACTGGAGCGAAGGCCGGGAATTGGCGTCAGCCTCAGGGCGGAAAAACAGGATCTCAAAAAGCTGATGGAGATGGTACACGCTTCTGATGAAGAAAATTCTTACAAAGAGGATACAGAGCGCCGTCTGCTTATCCTTTATTACTTGTTGATGGCCGACGCACCCCTTACCCTTACTTCGTTGGCTCAGAAATACTATGTCAATAAAGCAGTCATCAAAGAGGATCTGGAATGGCTGGATAAAGAGATTGCGCCTTACGGTCTGACACTCACGACAAGGCAGAATTACGGCACGGTCATTGAAGGAAGAGAAAAAGATAAAAGGGGCGTACTGGCAAAGACAGCGAAAAGCGTGAAAGCTCTCTCGACAAAAGAAAAAGCTTTGCTACAATTTTTCGATCCCAGTGAAATCAAGATCGTCCAAGATGCTTTGAAAGCTCTGCAGGCCACACATGAAATCAACATCAGTCCCGAAACGCAGGAAAGTCTGGTCATCCATATCCTCTTCACGATCAAACGGATTTATTTGAATCAACCCATCGAACTTTCGAAGAAGGAGTTTCGTGCGATTGAAGGCACCGATTCTTTCAAATGGAGCGAAACCGTTTCGAGTTGGATAGAAAAACGTCTGAACCTCGTCTTTCCGGTTAATGAAAAGGCATATCTTGCGCTCCATTTCCATGGATCCAGGATAGAGCACCAGCTTAAGGCCGAGCAGGCCGATCCCAAAGATGGACCTGGATGGGTGGATGAATTGGTCCGGAAACTATTGGAGGAAGTCAGTGATTTTGAAAACCTTCCGCTTAGGGAGGACCAAGCTTTGCTGACCAATCTGCAGATCCATCTTCGGACGACTGCCAACCGGATCGAAGGAGGTTTGGCTGTAGCAAATCCTTTGCTGAGGGAAATAAAAAGGGAATATCCTCATTTATTTTATTTCATTCTGACGGTGGTTGAAGAATTCAATGAAAGAATCGGGATTTCCATTCCGGAAGAAGAGGTCGGATATTTGACGGTCCATTTTCAGGCAGCTTTGGAGCGGGTGCATATGCAACTGCCCAAGAAGCTCATTGTCGGGATCGTTTGCCATTTCGGCATTGGCGTTTCTGCTTTTTTGCAAGCAAAAATCGAACGCCATTTCCCCGAAATCGAGGAAACCGTCATCCTTTCGGTTGCTGAATTGCAGACGTATCTGCAAACACATCGGCTTGATCTAGTGGTGACGACAGAATCGCTGCCTGATAGCAGAGTAGCTACGTTGATCATCTCGCCATTGCTGAATGAAGAAGAAGTTCGCCAAATTGCCCGTTTCATCAGGAAGCAACCGGCAAAAACGGCAGGTAAAGATAAGCAATGGGACATCCTGCGCTACACGCAGCCGTTTCTGGTGCATTTGGGCCAGACTTTTCCGACTGCGGAAGCCACTTTGAACTTCATGGTGCAGCAAATAATCAGCAAGGGCTATGTCGAGCAAGAATACCTGGAGACGGTTTTGGGTCGGGAAAGCCATGCTTCGACCGGCATCGGCATGGGGATCGCCTTGCCGCATGGGGATCCGCGCTACATCCGGCAATCCAGCATCAGCTGTCTGACCTTCAGGCAGCCGATCAAGTGGGGAAACGAGCCTGTTTCGCTGGTCTTTTTGTTGGCGGTGAAAAAAGAGGAACTGAAGAATGCGGATATGAAGCAGTTTTTCGTGTTCATGAATCGGTTGATGGAGAACCCGCTTTTGTATGAAAGACTGCTGAAGGAACAGGATCGTTTGAAATTTTTAAGCTATTTCAAAACGGAAGAACAGTAA
- the manA gene encoding mannose-6-phosphate isomerase, class I, with translation MQEPLFMKPKLQEKIWGGTKLRDIYGYALPSEHTGECWAISAHPDGTGTVAEGEYAGVPLDVLYAEHPELFGNPSSEVFPLMAKIIDAKEELSVQVHPDDDYGLKHAGEQGKTECWYIIDADEGAEIIYGHNATTKEQFKKMLDEGNWQDLLRSVKVKAGDFYYVPSGTIHAIGAGILTLETQQSSNTTYRVYDYDRLDDTGCKRDLHIQQSLEVSMIPHQDPVNHFEVKSTDGNTLTTFIKSDYFTVHKWAIQTHMDFKKEAPYTLVSVIEGTGELSVADKAYALKKGDHFILPAPVEAWGLSGEMELIASTPGPKNSLSI, from the coding sequence ATGCAGGAACCGTTATTCATGAAACCGAAATTGCAGGAGAAAATTTGGGGAGGTACGAAACTGAGGGATATCTATGGTTACGCGCTTCCTTCCGAGCATACAGGGGAATGCTGGGCGATCAGCGCGCATCCGGACGGGACCGGAACCGTTGCGGAAGGCGAATATGCAGGTGTCCCATTAGATGTCCTTTACGCCGAGCATCCGGAATTATTCGGGAATCCTTCCTCGGAAGTGTTTCCGCTGATGGCCAAAATCATCGATGCCAAGGAAGAATTGTCCGTCCAGGTACATCCTGACGACGACTACGGCTTGAAGCACGCAGGCGAACAGGGCAAAACGGAATGCTGGTACATCATCGATGCGGATGAAGGCGCCGAAATCATCTACGGCCATAACGCCACAACGAAAGAGCAGTTCAAAAAAATGCTCGATGAGGGCAATTGGCAAGATTTGCTGCGCAGTGTGAAGGTGAAGGCAGGCGACTTCTATTATGTGCCGAGCGGAACCATCCATGCGATCGGCGCGGGCATCCTGACGCTGGAAACACAGCAAAGCAGCAACACCACCTACCGCGTCTACGACTACGACCGATTGGATGACACCGGCTGCAAACGGGATCTGCATATCCAGCAATCCCTTGAAGTATCCATGATTCCTCATCAGGATCCCGTCAATCATTTCGAAGTCAAGTCGACAGACGGCAACACGCTGACGACTTTTATCAAGAGCGATTATTTCACTGTGCATAAGTGGGCTATCCAAACGCATATGGATTTCAAAAAGGAAGCCCCTTATACGCTTGTCAGTGTCATCGAAGGGACGGGGGAACTCTCCGTTGCCGATAAAGCGTACGCTTTGAAGAAGGGGGATCATTTCATTCTTCCTGCTCCGGTCGAGGCGTGGGGATTGTCTGGCGAAATGGAACTGATTGCGTCGACACCAGGACCAAAAAATAGTTTAAGTATCTGA
- a CDS encoding thioredoxin family protein: MFYPNNFQQATSIEEIRHFIADNKLAFVYISRTNCGVCHVVQPQVQEMLEEFPAIKAIQANADDIPEVAGEFTVFTVPALLLFVEGKEMIREARFVVMDELHRQFQRIADNF; this comes from the coding sequence GTGTTTTATCCAAATAATTTTCAACAAGCAACTTCAATAGAAGAAATCCGTCACTTCATCGCTGATAACAAATTAGCGTTTGTTTATATTTCCAGGACGAACTGCGGCGTCTGCCATGTGGTCCAACCGCAAGTTCAGGAAATGCTGGAAGAATTTCCGGCAATCAAAGCGATCCAAGCGAACGCCGATGACATCCCGGAAGTAGCGGGCGAATTCACCGTCTTCACCGTTCCGGCGTTGTTGCTGTTCGTTGAAGGCAAAGAGATGATCCGTGAAGCCCGCTTTGTGGTGATGGACGAGCTGCATCGCCAATTCCAACGGATTGCGGATAATTTCTGA
- a CDS encoding sensor histidine kinase, whose protein sequence is MFNLFILILERVGLIIILAYLLMNIHYFRDKLGERQRLITKLALIVVFGIFAVISNYTGVEISQDQIISDQVLMKLSEGASLANTRVLTIGVAGLIGGPLVGTSVGIISGIIRFFQGGEEAYIYVISSILIGLISGLHGAKTMHKNAYPTIKEGFMIGAITEGVQMISILVLSRDLQAAWDLVTFIAFPMILVNSMGTGIFLSIIGSTLRQVEQTKAVQTHDVLQLANRTMPYFRSGMNEASCTEAAKIIQRLMKVSAVSITNTDRILAYVGAASDHHIASNEILTELSKEVLRTGEIREVHSHDEIGCNHPGCPLQAALVIPLKAQGKTIGTLKLYFTDATKLTFVERQLAEGLGNIFSSQIELGEMELQSKLLQDAEIKSLQAQVNPHFFFNAINTVSALIRVDSEQARKLLIQLSNFFRANLQGARTNLIPLLKELTQVEAYRSLEQARFPDRYQVDIAVEEGMEEVLLPPFLIQILLENAFKHAFGSRKTDNRVWIDVKNSPDGVFISVRDNGEGIDSERLEKLGKETVSSLEGTGSALENLNKRLISLFGEAAKLHFVSSPTGTTVYCTVPYQERQG, encoded by the coding sequence ATGTTTAATTTATTCATTTTGATATTGGAGCGGGTCGGCTTGATCATCATATTGGCCTACCTACTGATGAATATCCATTATTTCAGGGACAAATTAGGGGAACGCCAACGCTTGATCACCAAATTGGCACTGATTGTCGTATTCGGCATCTTCGCTGTCATCTCGAACTACACAGGCGTTGAAATCAGCCAGGATCAAATCATATCCGACCAGGTGCTGATGAAGCTATCGGAAGGCGCATCCTTGGCGAACACAAGGGTACTCACGATCGGCGTTGCCGGCTTGATCGGCGGGCCCTTGGTCGGTACATCCGTCGGCATCATCTCGGGCATCATCCGTTTCTTCCAAGGCGGGGAAGAGGCGTATATTTACGTCATTTCTTCGATCTTGATCGGGCTCATTTCCGGTCTGCACGGCGCAAAAACGATGCATAAAAATGCCTATCCGACGATAAAGGAAGGTTTCATGATTGGCGCTATAACGGAAGGGGTCCAGATGATCAGCATCCTGGTGTTGAGCCGCGATCTTCAGGCTGCCTGGGATTTGGTGACGTTCATCGCTTTCCCGATGATCCTCGTCAACAGCATGGGGACCGGCATTTTCCTTTCCATCATCGGGTCGACGCTGCGCCAAGTCGAACAGACAAAAGCAGTGCAGACGCATGATGTGCTGCAGTTGGCGAACCGAACGATGCCTTATTTCCGTTCCGGCATGAACGAGGCCTCGTGCACGGAAGCGGCAAAAATCATCCAGCGGTTGATGAAGGTATCCGCCGTCAGCATCACGAATACCGACCGGATTTTGGCTTATGTCGGTGCGGCCAGCGATCATCACATCGCCTCGAACGAAATCTTGACCGAATTATCAAAAGAAGTGCTGCGGACAGGGGAAATCAGGGAAGTCCATTCCCATGACGAAATCGGCTGCAACCATCCGGGCTGTCCTTTGCAAGCGGCGCTTGTCATTCCTTTGAAAGCACAAGGCAAAACAATCGGTACCTTGAAATTGTACTTCACGGATGCAACGAAATTGACCTTTGTCGAAAGGCAATTGGCGGAAGGCCTCGGCAACATCTTCTCCAGCCAGATCGAGTTGGGCGAGATGGAACTTCAGAGTAAACTGCTGCAGGATGCGGAAATCAAGTCCTTGCAGGCGCAAGTGAATCCGCATTTCTTCTTCAATGCCATCAATACGGTCTCTGCCCTGATCCGGGTAGACAGCGAACAAGCGCGGAAATTGCTGATCCAACTCAGCAATTTTTTCCGTGCCAATCTCCAGGGTGCCCGCACCAACCTGATTCCGTTGCTGAAGGAACTCACGCAAGTGGAAGCCTACCGTTCGCTGGAGCAGGCCCGTTTCCCTGATCGCTACCAAGTCGATATTGCCGTCGAGGAAGGCATGGAAGAGGTGCTGCTGCCGCCCTTCCTGATCCAGATTCTGCTGGAGAATGCGTTCAAGCATGCTTTCGGCAGCCGGAAAACCGACAACCGAGTATGGATCGACGTGAAAAACAGTCCCGATGGGGTGTTCATTTCCGTCAGGGACAACGGGGAAGGGATCGATTCCGAGCGTCTGGAAAAATTGGGCAAAGAAACAGTGTCGTCGCTGGAAGGCACAGGATCTGCATTGGAGAACCTGAATAAACGGCTGATCAGCCTGTTCGGCGAAGCGGCCAAACTGCATTTTGTATCTTCACCAACCGGAACGACGGTGTATTGCACGGTACCTTATCAAGAAAGGCAGGGATGA
- a CDS encoding LytTR family transcriptional regulator DNA-binding domain-containing protein: MRVLIVDDEPLARDELAYLLGKCEGVSAIAQADSIEEALGTMLEDPVDLIFLDIHLTNESGLSLAGKINKLKKPPMIIFATAYDDYAVKAFELNATDYVLKPFELERIQQAIKKANGQYRKQQLGESETPKRKDAGLQVLPIQMDERIYMLQVPEIIAIGIENGETTIYTKNMTYIIHEPLSALERKIGGHPFLRVHRAFLINLKEIKEIQPWFNHTFQLTMSNGLKVPVSRSYMKDFKEKVGI; encoded by the coding sequence ATGCGGGTATTGATTGTGGATGACGAACCATTGGCAAGGGATGAACTGGCTTACTTGCTGGGGAAATGCGAAGGCGTGAGCGCCATCGCCCAAGCGGATTCGATCGAAGAAGCACTCGGGACGATGCTGGAGGACCCGGTGGATCTGATCTTTTTGGACATTCACCTGACGAATGAGAGCGGCCTATCGTTGGCTGGCAAAATCAATAAACTGAAGAAACCGCCGATGATCATTTTTGCTACGGCCTATGACGACTACGCCGTCAAAGCGTTTGAACTGAATGCGACTGATTACGTCCTGAAGCCTTTTGAACTGGAACGGATCCAGCAAGCTATCAAAAAAGCCAACGGACAGTACCGCAAGCAGCAGCTCGGAGAATCGGAAACACCGAAGCGGAAGGATGCGGGATTGCAGGTGCTGCCCATCCAAATGGATGAGCGCATCTATATGCTGCAGGTCCCGGAAATCATCGCCATCGGAATTGAGAACGGCGAAACGACCATCTATACGAAAAATATGACCTACATCATTCACGAGCCGCTCAGCGCGCTCGAAAGAAAAATCGGCGGACACCCGTTCTTGAGGGTTCATCGCGCCTTCCTCATCAATCTGAAGGAAATAAAGGAAATCCAACCATGGTTCAACCATACTTTCCAACTGACGATGAGCAACGGCTTGAAAGTACCCGTCAGCCGTTCTTATATGAAGGACTTCAAAGAAAAAGTAGGCATCTGA